Sequence from the Bacteroidota bacterium genome:
ATCTGGCGCTCCCACCAGGGACGATTGGCCTGGAACCACTCTATGGTTTGTTTGAGCCCGTCCTCCCAATTCCAGCGCGGCGCCCAACCCAGCTCCCGGCTGATTTTGGACCAATCCCCGGTGTGGCGGAAGACTTGCCCGGGCCGGTCTCCCACGAAGGTCACCCGGTCCTGGTCATAGCCCATCAAGCGCACCACGTCGCTGGCCAGGGACAGGATGCTGCGGTGCTCGCCGCTGGCCACGTTGAACACCTGGCCATTAACCTTGTCCCCGGAAGAATGCATTATCATGTCCAGGGCCGCGCAGCAGTCGTCCACATGCACGAAGTCCCTGGCCGCCTCGCCGTTGCCGTGCACGGTCAGGGGTTCGTCCAAAATGACGCTGGTGATGAAGCGGGGCAGCACCTTTTCAAGGTGTTGCCTGGGCCCGTAGTTGTTGAAGGGCCTGACAATAACCGCCGGGATTCCATAAGTGGCCCAATAGGAGTAGACGAGGCGGTCCGCGCCGCACTTGGCGCTGGCATAAGGGCTCATGGGGTTGAGGATATGCTCCTCGGACATCTTTTCGCTGGCGGCGGTGCCATAGACCTCGCTGGTGCTCACATGAACGAAACGCTCTACCTTCTTGCCGAATTTGACTACCGCGTTGGCGATTGCCTGGGTGCCCAGCACGTCGGTTTCATAAAACAGCAGGTTGTCGTAGATGGAGCGGGTCACGTGGGTTTCGGCCGCGAAGTGAACGATTATTTCAGACTGTTCCACCAGGGTGTTGACCAGTTCCGCGTTACGGACGTTGCCGTACCAGAATTCGAAGCTGGGGTCCTCGCGGCCGTTTTGCAGCCAGGGCAGGTTTCGCACGCTTCCCGCGTAGGTTAGGCTGTCAAGCACCAAAAGGCGGTAGTTCTTGTAGGAGCGTTTGAGATGATGAACAAAATTGGACCCGATGAAACCGGCCCCGCCTGTGATCAACACGGTCTTTTCATAATCGTTCATTTGTTACTCATGCTTTACAGAATTGGCCGTCAAGGAAAAGAATCGCCGCCATATTTTCCGGTTTCAAGGGGGCGCCGATGATTCTCCCGCCCGTTTAAGTAAAATTTGGCCACTTTCCCAATGGCGGACCAGACATGAAAATCCCAGGCTAGGCAGGCGGTTCCAGCCGCTGCGGCACCGCGCCAGAACAGGGTTTTCACCGGCCATCCGCTCTTTTACCTACACACCTTATCCCCGCTTGCCAAGGACAAACTGATTGCCAGGACCAGTGGGAACGGCTAATATCATATTCCCGAGCCGACTGGCCCGCTAGAGTGGAGTGTTTCACAATCATCCGCGCCACACAACTGAAATAAAGCTGTAATGAACATAGCCTTGCCCGGGGCGTTCGCGGCGGGTCGGACTGGATTGTGCGCGGGAATTTCCCATCCCGACAAATACCATAGTGTGGCTGTTTTACCGGCCCCGCCAACCGGCTCCAGGCCGTTTGCGGGAAAAACCTTAACGCGCCCGCCGTTGAAATGGGCCTGGCATGTGTAACCCGGGATCTGCGGAAAAAACCGAGATGAAATCTATCCGCCAGCTTGAATTCCCTCCGCGGGCGCGCCGCCGGGGAGGGCTGTGATGAAGCGGGTGCCGCCTGCCGATCCCAAGGGGCCCGGCGCGCGCCTGGCTTTTTTCGCCATCTGCGCGGTGTGGCTTGCGTCCATGGCCGGGCACTACGCGGTAATGGGGGCCAGGGTCCGGGGGGACGGCGACCGCTACCTGAGCGCGGCGGCCTCTCTTTTGGCGGGAAGGGAGCTTTCCGCCAAACAGCTTTTATTCCTGCCCTATGAGCTTTTTCTGGCCGGCCTCCACTGGCTGGGAGGCGGCCCGGTCTCGGCGGTGGCGGCCAACTGCCTGTTCACCCTGGGGGCCACCCTGCTTTTGTGGTGGATGCTCAAGAGGGGGGGGGAGCCCTTGGCGGGCCTGGTGGGGGCCTTGGCCTTGCTGGTTACCGTGGAGATCCAG
This genomic interval carries:
- a CDS encoding GDP-mannose 4,6-dehydratase is translated as MNDYEKTVLITGGAGFIGSNFVHHLKRSYKNYRLLVLDSLTYAGSVRNLPWLQNGREDPSFEFWYGNVRNAELVNTLVEQSEIIVHFAAETHVTRSIYDNLLFYETDVLGTQAIANAVVKFGKKVERFVHVSTSEVYGTAASEKMSEEHILNPMSPYASAKCGADRLVYSYWATYGIPAVIVRPFNNYGPRQHLEKVLPRFITSVILDEPLTVHGNGEAARDFVHVDDCCAALDMIMHSSGDKVNGQVFNVASGEHRSILSLASDVVRLMGYDQDRVTFVGDRPGQVFRHTGDWSKISRELGWAPRWNWEDGLKQTIEWFQANRPWWERQ